One segment of Scleropages formosus chromosome 23, fSclFor1.1, whole genome shotgun sequence DNA contains the following:
- the sla1a gene encoding src like adaptor 1a codes for MGNTMRTAEPSMAEDNAADYYDSQEKVTESDILVVLHDYPSPTVSEPIFRTGEKLKVLSEEGCWWKVCSILTENVNYIPNHHVAKVYHSWLFEGVDRQKSEELLYLPGNRVGSFMIRESMRQRGTYSLSVRHRSIKHYRIFRLPNHWYYISPRLTFQCLEDLVNHYSDSADGLCCMLNAPCLALTPSPLGRPSQAAPIVMRRNLDRRNADRSELGNENGGLHSDASAALSFGLRDSISSYLSLARSEDFWSRKSNRKKKSKSMYGLPSQQYRLDTEEDYLEGDI; via the exons ATGGGGAACACCATGAGGACTGCTGAACCCAGCATGGCTGAGGACAATGCCGCCGACTACTATGACTCCCAGGAGAAAG TGACAGAAAGTGACATCCTCGTGGTGCTTCATGACTACCCCTCACCCACTGTCAGTGAACCCATCTTCAGGACTGGAGAAAAGCTCAAAGTCTTGTCAGA AGAGGGATGCTGGTGGAAGGTCTGCTCAATACTAACAGAGAATGTAAACTACATCCCAAATCACCATGTTGCTAAAGTGTACCACAG CTGGCTGTTTGAGGGGGTGGACAGACAGAAGTCCGAAGAGCTGCTTTATCTTCCCGGAAACAGAGTTGGCTCCTTCATGATAAGAGAGAGCATGAGACAGAGAG GCACGTACTCCCTCTCTGTCAGACACAGGTCCATAAAGCATTACCGCATCTTCCGTCTGCCCAACCACTGGTACTACATCTCTCCACGACTCACTTTCCAGTGTCTGGAGGACCTCGTGAACCACTACTCTG ACTCAGCTGATGGCCTGTGCTGCATGCTCAACGCTCCCTGTTTGGCACTCACGCCCAGTCCCCTCGGTCGGCCCTCCCAGGCCGCTCCGATAGTGATGAGGCGGAACCTTGACCGGAGGAACGCAGACAG GTCCGAGCTGGGGAATGAGAACGGCGGGTTACACTCGGACGCCAGCGCTGCGCTGAGCTTCGGCCTGCGGGACAGCATATCCTCCTACCTGTCCCTGGCTCGGTCGGAGGATTTCTGGAGCCGCAAGAGCAACCGCAAGAAAAAGAGCAAATCAATGTACGGGCTGCCAAGCCAGCAGTACAGACTGGACACTGAAGAGGACTATTTAGAGGGTGATATCTAA